From a region of the Geothrix sp. 21YS21S-2 genome:
- a CDS encoding tetratricopeptide repeat-containing glycosyltransferase family protein, whose product MDPDSALKEARRLDREGASGRAVLAYKLLLRTDPGRIDVKVDLSSLLVRLGRHEEALALGREVLEACPRHPAALQNVAGACLGLGRYAQAQAYASALLELEPGNASGHLALGLSLAGQGASADDHFRRARALDPRDPGIRHYLIDQLLPRRAWAELLPLWKEVIDQEMTGPKARMEMAFLQLTYGNFQEGWDGYESRFEPPNEVFPRVETPAPLWDGSPFPGRTLLLHYEQGFGDTLMFIRYAARIRALGGRVAALVQPQLVSVLASVQGVDTWFTLADPVPRYDLHLPLLSVPRVLGTRLDSIPAEVPYVFAPPEPSPASDAVLPSPNLKVGLVWAGTRDHSLDALRTLPLASLEALGRVPGVDWYSLQVGYEGGLPFDNLRDLAPLLRDFGDTARVLAKLDLLITVDTAVAHLAGAMGVPAWLLLPLVPDWRWLLDREDSPWYPTFRLFRQLDGHTWDGVLARVEESLNDLMNTRRGTC is encoded by the coding sequence ATGGATCCTGATTCCGCCCTCAAGGAAGCGCGCCGCCTGGACCGGGAGGGGGCGTCCGGCAGGGCCGTTCTCGCCTACAAGCTCCTGCTCCGCACCGATCCCGGGCGCATCGACGTCAAGGTCGACCTCTCCAGCCTCCTGGTCCGCCTGGGCCGGCACGAGGAGGCCCTCGCCCTCGGCAGGGAGGTCCTGGAGGCCTGTCCCCGCCATCCGGCGGCCCTCCAGAACGTCGCCGGCGCCTGCCTGGGCCTTGGGCGCTACGCCCAAGCCCAGGCCTACGCCAGCGCCCTCCTCGAGCTGGAACCCGGGAACGCCTCCGGCCACCTGGCCCTGGGCCTGAGCCTCGCCGGTCAGGGCGCCTCGGCGGACGACCATTTCCGCAGGGCCAGGGCCCTGGATCCCCGGGATCCCGGGATCCGCCACTACCTCATCGACCAGCTGCTCCCGCGCAGGGCCTGGGCCGAACTCCTGCCCCTGTGGAAGGAAGTGATCGACCAGGAGATGACCGGGCCCAAGGCCCGCATGGAGATGGCCTTCCTCCAGCTCACGTACGGCAACTTCCAGGAGGGCTGGGACGGCTATGAAAGCCGCTTCGAGCCTCCCAACGAGGTCTTCCCCCGGGTCGAGACCCCGGCGCCCCTGTGGGACGGCTCCCCCTTCCCGGGGCGGACCCTGCTCCTTCATTACGAGCAGGGCTTCGGCGACACGCTGATGTTCATCCGCTACGCGGCCCGGATCCGGGCCCTCGGCGGCCGGGTGGCGGCCCTGGTCCAGCCCCAGCTCGTCTCCGTCCTGGCGTCGGTCCAGGGGGTGGACACCTGGTTCACCCTCGCGGACCCCGTGCCGCGCTATGACCTCCACCTGCCCCTGCTCTCCGTCCCCCGGGTGCTGGGCACGCGCCTGGACTCCATTCCCGCCGAAGTGCCCTACGTCTTCGCGCCCCCCGAGCCCTCCCCCGCGTCCGACGCGGTGCTCCCCTCCCCGAACCTGAAGGTGGGCCTCGTGTGGGCCGGAACCCGGGACCATTCCCTGGATGCCCTGCGCACCCTGCCCCTCGCCAGCCTGGAAGCCCTCGGCCGGGTCCCCGGCGTGGACTGGTACAGCCTCCAGGTGGGCTACGAGGGCGGCCTCCCCTTCGACAACCTGCGCGACCTGGCCCCGCTGTTGCGGGACTTCGGCGACACGGCCCGCGTCCTGGCGAAGCTCGACCTCCTGATCACGGTGGATACCGCCGTGGCCCACCTGGCGGGCGCCATGGGGGTGCCCGCCTGGCTTCTCCTGCCTCTGGTGCCGGACTGGCGCTGGCTCCTGGACCGGGAGGATTCCCCCTGGTACCCGACCTTCCGCCTTTTCCGCCAGCTGGACGGCCACACCTGGGACGGCGTGCTGGCCCGGGTCGAGGAATCCCTTAACGACCTAATGAACACCCGCCGTGGAACCTGCTAG
- a CDS encoding tetratricopeptide repeat-containing glycosyltransferase family protein — protein sequence MDPETQASLQEARRLDREGQPGRAALAYKLVLRTDPGCLEAKVDLAGLLLQMGRYPEALDLCTEALEARPGHRGALQNLAGTLLALERYDDAERHCRGLLQLDPRCAWACQGLGLCAAARGETLEAEALFRKAREFDPEDPGIRIALLRSLYQRRAWSEVRPLWLEVIERTMEGPLALFEKAILHLTYGNLEEGWTCYESRFTPPNRAAPRLEPTVPLWDGSPFEGRTLLLHYEQGFGDTLMCIRYASLARAKGGRVAALVQPELLPVLRSCPGVDHWFTLADPVPPFDLHLPLMSLPRVFGTRLASIPAPIPYLRAPRGASPADGAVEPSPNLKVGLVWAGNRIHTLDFLRTLPLTGLEALAGVPGVDWYGLQVGYEGGLPFEGLRDLAPRLRDFGDTARVLEQLDLLVTVDTAVAHLAGAMGLPVWLMLPLLPDWRWLLEGEDTPWYPTLRLFRQQNGSRWDDVVARIVESLNRLASERHGS from the coding sequence ATGGATCCTGAAACCCAGGCCAGCCTCCAGGAAGCGAGGCGGCTCGACCGGGAGGGACAGCCCGGCCGCGCGGCCCTGGCCTACAAGCTGGTCCTCCGCACGGATCCGGGATGCCTGGAGGCCAAGGTCGACCTCGCCGGCCTCCTGCTCCAGATGGGACGCTACCCCGAGGCCCTGGACCTCTGCACCGAGGCCCTGGAGGCCCGGCCCGGACACCGGGGCGCTTTGCAGAACCTCGCCGGGACGCTCCTGGCCCTGGAGCGCTACGACGATGCCGAGCGCCACTGCCGGGGCCTGCTCCAGCTCGATCCCCGCTGCGCATGGGCCTGCCAGGGCCTCGGCCTCTGCGCGGCGGCGCGCGGGGAGACCCTCGAGGCCGAGGCCCTGTTCCGGAAGGCCCGGGAGTTCGATCCGGAGGATCCCGGAATCCGCATCGCCCTTCTGCGGTCCCTGTACCAGCGGAGGGCCTGGTCCGAAGTCCGGCCCCTGTGGCTGGAGGTCATCGAACGGACCATGGAGGGCCCCTTGGCGCTCTTCGAGAAGGCCATCCTCCATCTCACCTACGGGAACCTGGAAGAGGGCTGGACCTGCTACGAAAGCCGCTTCACCCCGCCGAACCGCGCGGCGCCGAGGCTCGAACCGACGGTGCCCCTCTGGGACGGCTCCCCCTTCGAGGGCAGGACCCTCCTCCTCCACTACGAGCAGGGTTTCGGCGACACCCTCATGTGCATCCGCTATGCCTCGCTGGCCCGGGCCAAGGGCGGGCGGGTGGCGGCCCTGGTCCAGCCCGAGCTCCTGCCGGTGCTCCGATCGTGCCCGGGCGTGGACCACTGGTTCACCCTCGCCGATCCCGTTCCTCCCTTCGACCTCCACCTGCCGCTCATGTCCCTCCCCCGGGTCTTCGGCACCCGCCTGGCGTCCATTCCGGCCCCCATCCCCTACCTCCGGGCACCCCGGGGGGCCTCCCCGGCGGACGGCGCCGTCGAGCCTTCGCCCAACCTGAAGGTCGGCCTGGTGTGGGCCGGGAACCGGATCCACACCCTCGACTTCCTCAGGACCCTGCCCCTCACCGGGCTGGAAGCCCTGGCCGGAGTCCCCGGCGTGGACTGGTACGGCCTGCAGGTCGGCTACGAGGGCGGCCTCCCCTTCGAGGGGTTGCGCGACCTGGCGCCACGGCTGCGGGACTTCGGGGATACGGCGCGCGTCCTGGAGCAGCTGGACCTCCTGGTCACCGTGGACACCGCCGTGGCCCACCTCGCCGGCGCCATGGGCCTCCCCGTCTGGTTGATGCTTCCGCTCCTGCCGGATTGGCGCTGGCTTCTCGAAGGGGAGGACACCCCCTGGTACCCCACCCTGCGCCTGTTCCGTCAGCAGAACGGTAGCCGGTGGGATGATGTGGTGGCGAGAATCGTAGAATCCCTCAACCGCCTCGCGAGCGAACGCCATGGATCCTGA
- a CDS encoding tetratricopeptide repeat protein, with the protein MEEPRPEIISWLQEALAKQRSGNLGGALLTYRRVISRDPSLADAWCNMGSILHALGRDEEALEACRRSLDLVPANPAAHTGLGSVLDATGDLEGALGHFRQALALDPGNLVATSNQAGVLARLGRLDEALEADRAARAMRPESPELNLNLGFTLMRLGRFGEAEALLLESLRLDPGMPKARWNLAYLRLLQGRYREAWPDFHARLDVPQGMDNQRGFHEPAWDGGPFPGRTLLVWVEQGLGDTLQFARYLPMARALGGRVLFQTYACLMGLLGAVPGADQVLAEDDELPPFDLHAPLLDLPAIFGSTPGDLPPPAPMGPPAGHVPPEALRLKLQGPGLKAGLVWAGSPAHKDDARRSLDPALLAPLAAVPGTRWLSLQMDPRALPPLPGLADLAAEFRNFSDTAWALAQLDLVVTVDTAVAHLAGSMGVRTHLLLPFFPDWRWLMSGSACPWYPSVRIHRQPSPGAWAPVLANLARELADGS; encoded by the coding sequence ATGGAGGAACCCAGGCCGGAAATCATCTCCTGGCTCCAGGAGGCCCTGGCCAAACAGCGTTCCGGCAACCTGGGCGGGGCCCTGCTGACCTACAGGCGGGTCATCAGCCGGGATCCCTCCCTGGCCGACGCCTGGTGCAACATGGGGTCCATCCTCCACGCCCTCGGGCGCGACGAGGAGGCCCTGGAGGCCTGCCGCAGATCCCTGGACCTGGTCCCCGCCAACCCCGCGGCCCACACAGGCCTGGGCAGCGTCCTGGACGCCACGGGGGACCTGGAGGGCGCCCTGGGCCACTTCCGCCAGGCCCTGGCCCTCGACCCCGGGAACCTCGTGGCCACCTCCAACCAGGCTGGCGTCCTGGCCCGCCTGGGGCGCCTGGACGAGGCCCTTGAGGCCGACCGCGCCGCCCGGGCCATGCGCCCGGAAAGCCCGGAGCTGAATCTCAACCTGGGCTTCACCCTCATGCGCCTGGGCCGGTTCGGGGAGGCCGAGGCCCTGCTCCTGGAGTCCCTCCGCCTGGACCCGGGCATGCCCAAGGCCCGGTGGAACCTCGCCTACCTGCGCCTCCTCCAGGGCCGCTACCGGGAGGCCTGGCCCGACTTCCACGCGAGGCTCGACGTGCCCCAGGGCATGGACAACCAGCGCGGGTTCCACGAGCCGGCCTGGGACGGGGGCCCCTTCCCCGGAAGGACGCTCCTGGTCTGGGTGGAGCAGGGCCTGGGCGACACCCTGCAGTTCGCGCGGTACCTGCCCATGGCCCGGGCCCTGGGCGGCCGCGTCCTGTTCCAGACGTACGCCTGCCTCATGGGCCTGCTCGGGGCCGTCCCCGGCGCGGACCAGGTGCTGGCCGAGGACGACGAACTCCCCCCCTTCGACCTCCACGCGCCCCTCCTGGACCTGCCCGCGATCTTCGGGAGCACGCCGGGGGACCTGCCGCCCCCCGCGCCCATGGGCCCCCCGGCGGGCCACGTCCCCCCGGAGGCCCTTCGCCTGAAGCTCCAGGGCCCCGGGCTCAAGGCCGGGCTCGTGTGGGCCGGCAGCCCCGCCCACAAGGACGACGCCCGCCGCAGCCTGGACCCGGCGCTCCTGGCGCCCCTTGCCGCGGTGCCCGGCACCCGCTGGCTGAGCCTGCAGATGGACCCCCGCGCCTTGCCGCCCCTGCCGGGCCTGGCCGACCTGGCCGCCGAGTTCAGGAACTTCTCCGACACCGCGTGGGCCCTGGCCCAGCTGGACCTCGTGGTCACGGTGGACACCGCCGTGGCCCACCTGGCCGGATCCATGGGCGTGCGGACGCACCTGCTCCTGCCCTTCTTCCCCGACTGGCGGTGGCTCATGTCGGGTTCGGCCTGCCCGTGGTACCCCTCCGTGCGGATCCACCGGCAGCCTTCCCCCGGCGCCTGGGCCCCGGTCCTCGCCAACCTCGCCCGGGAGCTCGCCGATGGATCCTGA
- a CDS encoding septum formation initiator family protein translates to MNTSLLLKSSTLWGVLAFSGLASTGILLFSPSGIGSLHKRQAELLDQQRQLLKMRRANLELGEEVKRLAARDPELYEALARQQGLARPGETIYTFRERGARR, encoded by the coding sequence ATGAACACGTCGCTCCTCCTGAAGTCCAGCACGCTCTGGGGCGTCCTGGCCTTCTCGGGGCTGGCGTCCACGGGGATCCTGCTCTTCTCGCCCAGCGGCATCGGGAGCCTCCACAAGCGCCAGGCCGAGCTCCTCGACCAGCAGCGCCAGCTCCTGAAGATGCGCAGGGCCAACCTCGAACTGGGCGAGGAGGTCAAGCGGCTCGCCGCCCGGGACCCCGAGCTCTACGAGGCCCTGGCCCGCCAGCAGGGCCTCGCCCGCCCCGGCGAGACCATCTACACCTTCCGCGAGCGGGGCGCCCGGCGCTGA
- the eno gene encoding phosphopyruvate hydratase, whose product MKLIDRISALEVLDSRGNPTILARVRLNDGTIGQAMVPSGASTGSREALELRDGDKKRYLGKGVLGAVQAINTEINDALEGMDPFQQSELDELLLDLDGTENKSNLGANALLGTSMAIACAAANACGQPLYRYLGGASARTLPVPMMNILNGGAHADNNVDIQEFMILPVGAPSFRECVRWCAEVYHNLKGVLKAKKLSTGVGDEGGFAPNLGSNEEALTLIEEAIKKAGYKPGKDFYLGLDCASSEFYKDKGYEIDGSRKTGPQLVDYYAGLVDRHPVLTIEDGCDESDWKNWKLLTTKLADKIQLVGDDLFVTNPAILARGIKEGISNAILIKLNQIGTVTETLKAVDMAHKAGFRAVISHRSGETEDTFIADLVVATGAGQLKTGAPCRSDRVAKYNRLLQIEWELGAAARYAGAEAFGAFVGK is encoded by the coding sequence ATGAAATTGATAGATCGAATTTCCGCCCTCGAAGTCCTGGATAGTCGAGGAAATCCGACGATATTGGCCCGGGTCAGACTGAATGATGGAACCATCGGCCAGGCGATGGTTCCGTCCGGGGCCTCCACCGGCAGCCGCGAGGCCCTCGAACTCCGGGACGGCGACAAGAAGCGCTACCTCGGCAAGGGCGTCCTGGGCGCCGTGCAGGCCATCAACACCGAGATCAACGACGCCCTCGAGGGCATGGATCCCTTCCAGCAGTCCGAACTGGACGAGCTCCTCCTGGACCTGGACGGCACCGAGAACAAGTCCAACCTGGGGGCCAACGCGCTCCTGGGCACCTCCATGGCCATCGCATGCGCCGCGGCCAACGCCTGCGGCCAGCCCCTGTACCGCTACCTGGGCGGCGCCTCGGCCCGCACCCTCCCCGTCCCGATGATGAACATCCTCAACGGCGGGGCCCACGCCGACAACAACGTCGACATCCAGGAGTTCATGATCCTCCCCGTGGGCGCCCCCTCCTTCCGGGAGTGCGTCCGCTGGTGCGCCGAGGTCTACCACAACCTCAAGGGCGTGCTCAAGGCCAAGAAGCTCTCCACGGGCGTGGGCGACGAGGGCGGCTTCGCCCCCAACCTCGGCAGCAACGAGGAGGCCCTCACCCTCATCGAGGAGGCCATCAAGAAGGCCGGCTACAAGCCCGGCAAGGACTTCTACCTGGGCCTGGACTGCGCTTCCAGCGAGTTCTACAAGGACAAGGGCTACGAGATCGACGGGAGCCGGAAGACCGGGCCCCAGCTCGTGGACTACTACGCGGGCCTCGTGGACCGGCACCCGGTCCTCACCATCGAGGACGGCTGCGACGAGAGCGACTGGAAGAACTGGAAGCTCCTCACCACCAAGCTCGCCGACAAGATCCAGCTGGTGGGCGACGATCTCTTCGTCACCAACCCGGCCATCCTTGCCCGGGGCATCAAGGAGGGCATCTCCAACGCCATCCTCATCAAGCTCAACCAGATCGGCACCGTCACCGAGACCCTGAAGGCCGTGGACATGGCCCACAAGGCCGGCTTCCGCGCCGTCATCAGCCACCGCTCCGGCGAGACCGAGGACACCTTCATCGCCGACCTGGTGGTCGCCACCGGGGCCGGGCAGCTGAAGACCGGCGCCCCCTGCCGCTCCGACCGGGTGGCCAAGTACAACCGCCTTCTCCAGATCGAATGGGAGCTGGGCGCCGCCGCGCGCTACGCGGGGGCGGAAGCCTTCGGCGCCTTCGTCGGCAAATAG
- a CDS encoding indole-3-glycerol phosphate synthase TrpC, protein MLKKVQIFKALDIEIKKQKGPAAVKDAYKGHHSLKEELSQPGISIIAETAGGNPLRGQVREAYRASTHAKSLVENGARAISVATDRFLFFGEDKHLSEVRSAVKVPLIRHDFIFEEYQIEESKILGADAVMLMAALLEPDRLAALSKLARAKSLDVIVEVASEADLKRALEADADIVCVLGRDLDTWEPRWEEALTLMKKVPQSRCLRILEAGVCTLQQIQQLEGMGVHGVIVGDALLDEFYPGKRLAQILAGVEVIKKPVKSKGKQEAQQGPAAKGTRPAKAAAGVVESDKPKAGGSVPTGKPQSTTQSPQPARKGKKEFPMEHINQPDETTAPVETAAEPVAAKKPAAKKAAAKKPAAKKPAVKKAAAKKPAAKKPAAKKPAAKKPAAKKPAVKKAAPKKAAVKKAAPKKVVAKKAAPKKVVAKKAAPKKVVAKKAAPKKVVAKKAAPKKVVAKKAAPKKVVAKKAAPKKVVAKKAAPKKVVAKKAAPKKAVAKKPAVKKAVAKKPAAKKAVKK, encoded by the coding sequence ATGTTGAAAAAAGTCCAGATATTTAAGGCGCTGGACATCGAGATCAAAAAGCAAAAAGGCCCTGCAGCGGTGAAGGACGCCTACAAGGGGCACCACTCCCTCAAGGAGGAGTTGAGCCAGCCCGGCATTTCCATCATCGCCGAGACCGCCGGAGGCAACCCGCTCCGTGGCCAGGTGAGGGAAGCCTACAGGGCCTCCACCCACGCCAAGAGCCTCGTGGAGAACGGCGCCAGGGCCATCTCGGTCGCCACCGACCGCTTCCTCTTCTTCGGCGAGGACAAGCACCTGTCCGAGGTGCGGTCCGCCGTGAAGGTGCCCCTCATCCGGCACGACTTCATCTTCGAGGAGTACCAGATCGAGGAGAGCAAGATCCTGGGAGCCGACGCCGTGATGCTCATGGCCGCCCTCCTGGAGCCGGACCGCCTCGCGGCCCTCTCGAAGCTCGCCCGGGCCAAGAGCCTGGACGTGATCGTGGAGGTGGCCAGCGAGGCCGACCTGAAGCGGGCCCTGGAGGCCGATGCCGATATCGTGTGTGTGCTGGGCCGTGACCTCGACACATGGGAGCCCCGGTGGGAGGAGGCGCTCACCCTGATGAAGAAGGTCCCTCAGAGCAGATGCCTGCGAATCCTGGAAGCCGGCGTCTGTACCCTCCAGCAGATCCAGCAGCTGGAGGGGATGGGAGTACATGGCGTCATCGTCGGGGACGCCCTGCTGGATGAGTTCTATCCCGGCAAGCGACTGGCGCAGATCCTGGCCGGTGTCGAGGTGATCAAGAAGCCCGTCAAGTCCAAGGGCAAGCAGGAAGCGCAGCAAGGCCCCGCGGCCAAGGGCACCAGGCCCGCCAAGGCCGCGGCGGGTGTCGTCGAAAGCGACAAACCGAAGGCGGGTGGTTCGGTTCCAACCGGCAAACCACAGTCAACCACCCAATCCCCCCAACCCGCCCGCAAGGGCAAAAAGGAGTTCCCAATGGAACACATCAATCAGCCCGACGAGACCACCGCTCCCGTCGAAACGGCCGCCGAGCCGGTCGCCGCCAAGAAGCCGGCCGCCAAGAAGGCCGCCGCCAAGAAGCCCGCGGCGAAGAAGCCCGCCGTGAAGAAGGCCGCGGCCAAGAAGCCCGCCGCCAAGAAGCCCGCGGCCAAGAAGCCCGCCGCCAAGAAGCCCGCGGCCAAGAAGCCCGCCGTGAAGAAGGCCGCCCCCAAGAAGGCCGCCGTGAAGAAGGCCGCCCCCAAGAAGGTCGTCGCCAAGAAGGCCGCCCCCAAGAAGGTCGTCGCCAAGAAGGCCGCCCCCAAGAAGGTCGTCGCCAAGAAGGCCGCCCCCAAGAAGGTCGTCGCCAAGAAGGCCGCCCCCAAGAAGGTCGTCGCCAAGAAGGCCGCCCCCAAGAAGGTCGTCGCCAAGAAGGCCGCTCCCAAGAAGGTCGTCGCCAAGAAGGCCGCCCCCAAGAAGGTCGTCGCCAAGAAGGCCGCCCCCAAGAAGGCCGTCGCCAAGAAGCCGGCCGTCAAGAAGGCCGTCGCCAAGAAGCCGGCCGCCAAGAAGGCCGTCAAGAAGTAA
- the upp gene encoding uracil phosphoribosyltransferase translates to MEATVLDHPLCDHKISLLRDRKTPGILFRRVLEELGLILAVECTRHLPTEPVAVETPLERTQGRRLTSLDPVVVPVLRAGLGLLPPFLQLLPTAKVGHLGLYRDHDSLVPVPYYRNFPPLLDQRYVFILDPMLATGGSASEAVRQLKVAGAQRITLASVLAAPEGVARLQQDHPDIRIFVAALDRELNDKAYILPGLGDAGDRLFGTL, encoded by the coding sequence ATGGAAGCCACCGTTCTCGACCACCCACTTTGCGACCACAAGATCTCTCTGCTGAGGGACCGGAAGACGCCTGGAATCCTGTTCCGGCGGGTTCTCGAAGAGCTCGGCCTCATCCTCGCGGTGGAGTGCACGCGCCATCTGCCGACCGAGCCCGTCGCCGTAGAGACGCCGCTGGAGCGGACCCAGGGGCGCCGCCTCACGTCCCTCGATCCCGTGGTGGTACCCGTCCTCCGCGCCGGACTCGGGCTGCTGCCCCCGTTCCTCCAGCTCCTGCCCACGGCGAAGGTCGGGCACCTCGGCCTCTACCGCGACCACGATTCGCTGGTGCCCGTGCCCTACTACCGCAACTTCCCGCCCCTCCTCGACCAGAGGTACGTCTTCATCCTCGACCCGATGCTCGCCACCGGCGGCAGCGCCTCGGAGGCCGTGAGGCAGCTGAAGGTCGCCGGCGCCCAGCGCATCACCCTCGCCTCGGTGCTCGCGGCGCCCGAGGGCGTCGCCCGCCTCCAGCAGGACCACCCCGACATCCGCATCTTCGTCGCCGCGCTGGATCGCGAGCTCAACGACAAGGCGTACATCCTCCCGGGCCTCGGCGACGCCGGGGACCGCCTCTTCGGGACGCTCTAG
- the fliS gene encoding flagellar export chaperone FliS: MNPNYGGAVANQYLMQQINGATPEHIMFMLLEGAQKFLIQAVAAIRRRDIATRARMVNRVSSIVEELAIRLDHEGGGELVVNLTRIYDWWLKELFDASQKNQAERLEVLERQIGEMKAAWAELDQRQGTAQPPAFSPQGMVG; this comes from the coding sequence ATGAACCCGAACTACGGCGGTGCTGTCGCCAACCAGTACCTCATGCAGCAGATCAACGGCGCCACCCCCGAGCACATCATGTTCATGCTCCTGGAAGGGGCCCAGAAGTTCCTCATCCAGGCGGTGGCGGCCATCCGCCGCCGGGACATCGCCACCCGGGCGCGCATGGTGAACCGGGTCTCCTCCATCGTCGAGGAGCTGGCCATCCGCCTCGACCACGAGGGCGGCGGCGAGCTGGTCGTGAACCTCACCCGCATCTACGACTGGTGGCTGAAGGAGCTCTTCGACGCCAGCCAGAAGAACCAGGCCGAGCGCCTCGAGGTCCTGGAGCGCCAGATCGGCGAGATGAAGGCCGCCTGGGCCGAGCTGGACCAGCGCCAGGGCACGGCCCAGCCTCCCGCCTTCTCCCCCCAGGGCATGGTGGGATGA
- the fliD gene encoding flagellar filament capping protein FliD — MASGISFQGLSTNLPTDQLIAAIINQQSQPMVRMQTQQTVNNSKTAALQTLSTDLTSLSISMATLGTSGFQSNKVTSTDSTGAYVTATASGAAPGQYDVIVKSLATRARLVMPTTMLPNAAIGVGDYTLTDMDGKAFTVTISAGNDSLAGLAAAINNAKDASGTAINVNAAVIQTGADGSSQLVLSANNTGQGASGATSFSFTAPAGSTLGAGTSTSQAATNSDFILNGVELHRSSNSVSDAVQGVTFNLNQAQTDLTKATTLSVTQDQDAAAKAMQDVVDKFNTFYNDYKSKTTFTQNSDGSYTKGLFNMDMGLRQMVAQVSSTLMGAPSGLPGTATFTTAAGVGLKTNQDGTISLDTTAFKAALTKDPAGVSNLFANSATSTSPLLTFVGSGSNTTKSPISFNVATVNGVLTGTFQNQKADGTTETNTLTSTDGYFYGVSGTSLEGLVVKASSGASGTLGVSTGISRLLQDLDTSLTSVTSGNIGGIIQDLNASNYTLSQQILQQQDFLARSKASLEKLYSNLEATVGQLNAAGQSLSGI, encoded by the coding sequence GTGGCATCCGGAATCAGCTTCCAAGGCTTGTCGACCAACCTGCCCACCGACCAGCTCATCGCCGCGATCATCAATCAGCAGAGCCAGCCGATGGTCCGGATGCAGACCCAGCAGACCGTCAACAACTCCAAAACGGCCGCCCTGCAGACCCTCTCCACCGACCTGACCAGCCTCTCCATCTCCATGGCCACCCTGGGCACGAGCGGCTTCCAGAGCAACAAGGTGACCAGCACGGACTCCACCGGCGCCTACGTCACCGCCACGGCCAGCGGGGCCGCCCCGGGCCAGTACGACGTCATCGTCAAGAGCCTGGCCACCCGGGCCAGGCTCGTGATGCCCACCACCATGCTCCCCAACGCGGCCATCGGGGTCGGCGACTACACGCTCACGGACATGGACGGCAAAGCCTTCACGGTGACCATCAGCGCCGGCAACGACAGCCTTGCCGGACTGGCGGCGGCCATCAACAACGCCAAGGACGCCAGCGGCACGGCCATCAATGTCAACGCAGCGGTCATCCAGACCGGCGCCGACGGTTCCAGCCAGCTCGTGCTGAGCGCCAACAACACCGGCCAGGGGGCCTCAGGGGCCACCTCCTTCTCCTTCACGGCCCCCGCCGGCAGCACGCTGGGCGCGGGGACGTCGACCTCCCAGGCCGCCACCAACTCCGACTTCATCCTCAACGGGGTGGAGCTCCACCGGTCCTCCAATTCCGTCAGCGACGCGGTGCAGGGCGTCACCTTCAACCTGAACCAGGCCCAGACGGACCTCACCAAGGCCACGACCCTCTCCGTCACCCAGGACCAGGACGCCGCCGCCAAGGCCATGCAGGACGTGGTGGACAAGTTCAACACCTTCTACAACGACTACAAGTCCAAGACCACCTTCACCCAGAACTCGGATGGATCCTATACCAAGGGCCTGTTCAACATGGACATGGGCCTGCGCCAGATGGTGGCCCAGGTCTCCAGCACCCTCATGGGGGCCCCCTCGGGCCTGCCCGGCACGGCCACCTTCACCACCGCGGCGGGCGTGGGCCTCAAGACCAACCAGGACGGCACCATCAGCCTGGACACGACCGCCTTCAAGGCCGCCCTCACCAAGGACCCCGCGGGCGTCAGCAACCTCTTCGCCAACTCCGCCACCTCGACCAGCCCCCTCCTGACGTTCGTCGGATCCGGCAGCAACACGACGAAGTCCCCCATCTCCTTCAACGTGGCCACCGTGAACGGGGTCCTCACCGGCACCTTCCAGAACCAAAAGGCCGACGGGACGACCGAGACGAACACCCTGACCAGCACCGACGGCTACTTCTACGGCGTGAGCGGCACCTCCCTGGAGGGCCTTGTGGTCAAGGCCTCCAGCGGGGCCTCGGGCACCCTCGGCGTCTCCACCGGAATCTCGAGGCTGCTCCAGGACCTGGACACCAGCCTCACCTCCGTGACCTCGGGCAACATCGGCGGCATCATCCAGGACCTGAACGCGTCCAACTATACGCTTTCCCAGCAGATACTCCAGCAGCAGGACTTCCTGGCCCGAAGCAAGGCCAGCCTGGAGAAGCTCTATTCGAACCTCGAAGCCACCGTGGGACAATTGAACGCGGCAGGACAAAGTCTCTCGGGGATCTAG
- a CDS encoding flagellar protein FlaG — MSDPISPTGSPGPSPPAAAYAAAQAESVQGAVRPTTTTATPTTVASASGKAIQEAAATAQAATKLELSTASGVSNKQVSPEMTMEEAAQAFQSYLKSLPSNLQFQPDYQAGIVVFRVVNPVTNKVIRQLPPEEVVQQARNLRMAEKQGHSGILLDKSL; from the coding sequence ATGTCTGATCCCATCAGTCCCACCGGAAGTCCGGGTCCAAGCCCTCCAGCCGCGGCCTACGCGGCGGCCCAGGCGGAGTCCGTCCAGGGCGCAGTCAGGCCCACCACCACCACCGCCACGCCCACCACCGTCGCCTCCGCTTCCGGCAAGGCCATCCAGGAGGCCGCCGCGACGGCCCAGGCGGCCACCAAGCTGGAACTCTCCACCGCCTCGGGGGTATCCAACAAGCAGGTCTCCCCGGAAATGACCATGGAGGAGGCGGCCCAGGCCTTCCAGTCCTATCTGAAGAGCCTGCCCTCCAACCTCCAGTTCCAGCCCGACTACCAGGCCGGCATCGTCGTGTTCAGGGTCGTCAACCCGGTCACCAACAAGGTGATTCGCCAGCTCCCGCCCGAAGAGGTGGTGCAGCAGGCCCGGAACCTCCGCATGGCCGAGAAGCAGGGTCACTCTGGCATTCTTCTTGATAAGAGTCTCTGA